TCGAATCACCGAGAAACCGCGCGACTCGGCATAACGCTGGATGGCGGATGAAACGTCCCCCAGCCGCCCGCCTGCCCTGGCCGCCGCTATCCCTGCCGCCAGCGCCTCCTCTGTGGCTTTTACCAGCCCGCTGGCCAGCAACCCCACCTCACCCACCATGACGGTGATGGCGGCGTCTCCCTGATATCCGTCCACGACAGCCCCGAAATCCAGTGAGGCGATATCGCCTTCTTTTATAATCCGGTTGCCCGGTATGCCATGCACTATTTCATCGTTGATGGAGACGCATACGCTGGCAGGGTAGCCGCGGTAACCCTTGAAAGAAGAGCGGCCTCCCAGCGCCTTAAGCTCTCTCTCCGCGATTTCATTCAGCTCGCTGGTCTTCATGCCGGCCCGCATGCTGTTCTTAAGCACATCCAGCACCAGTGCCACCATACGTCCAGCCCTGCGCATCGCCTCCAGTTCGCGTTCTCCCTTAATGCCTATGGCCATCTTACGTCCGTCCGCCGACGGCGTTCGCTATGCGACCGGTGACGCTTTTCACATCACCTTCGCCATCTATCTCAATCAACTTACCATGCCTGCGGTAATAATCGATGAGCGGCGCGGTATCCCGGAAGTACACCTCCAGGCGCTTCTTTACCGTTTCCGACGAATCGTCCGCTCTCTGGTAGAGCTCTCCACCGCACTTCTGACAGGCAGCCACATCGCCCACCCCCCCATCCTTTGAGTAGGGTGTCTGGCAGCGCTTGCACAGCCAGCGGGTCGACAACCGCCGCACCAGTTCAGGCTGCGCCACGCGGATATAAACCACCGAATTCACGGCTTTACCCTGTTCCTTGAGCGCCCCATCCAGGCTCTCGGCCTGCACCAGATTACGTGGAAAGCCGTCCAGAATAACTCCTTTTTGTTTGGAGGGCTGCGCCAGCCTGTCGAGCACCATCTCGATAGTGATTTCGTCGGGTACCAGCGCCCCTTTTTCCATATAGCTTTTTACCCTGCGCCCCAGTTCGTCTCCTCTCTCCACCGCCTGGCGGAACAGGTCTCCGGAAGAGATGTGCGCCATTTCCATTTTGCGGGCTACACCCGCCGCCTGCGTTCCCTTGCCGGCGCCCGGCGCCCCCAGAAAAATAACTATAACCCCTTGCTCTTTAGCCAAACTCACTCTCTACTTGATGAAGCCTTCATAGCGGCGCATAGCCAGTTGAGCTTCCATCTGTTTCATGGTATCCAGCACCACGCCTACCACGATGAGCATGCCGGAACTGGAAAGTTGCAATACCTGCACGCTGGTCAACGAGCGGGCGATAAAGGGCACGATGGCCACCAGCGCCAGGAAAAGAGCGCCGGCCCAGGTGATGCGCATGATGACATCGTTCAGATAGGTTGCAGTCTGTTTGCCGGGACGGATGCCAGGAACGAAACCTCCCTGACGCTGCAGCACGTTTGGCAGATCCTGCTGTTGGAAAATAACGGTGGTATAGAAGAAAGAAAAACCTACCACTAGCAGGAAGTAAAGGCCCCAGTAAATCAGCCCCAAGGGCGGTGCCGTGCTTGAGCTGAACACCCGTACCACCTGGCTGGCGAAATCAGTGCCCGCTTGAGTCCCGCCGAACCAGTTGGCGATGATGCCGGGAAAGGTCACCATGGCCATGGCGAAGATGAGCGGAATCATGCCGGCGGTATTGACGCGCATGGGTATGTAGCTCGAACCGCTCTGGCGGTACATGCGCCCGCCGCGGTAGACGCTCTTGGCGTATTGCACGGGTATGCGCCGGTGCGCCTCGGTGAAGATGACGATGAAGAACGCTGTCAGCAGGCTGATGATGATGAAGACGATCAGCCCCGTCACCTGTCCCTGCTGCCCCGCCAGGTAACCCTCGCCGATTTGCTCAGGTAACGACGCCATGATGCCAGCGAAAATGATGATGGACACGCCATTGCCGATGCCATAAGAAGTAATCTGCTCGCCCAGCCAGACGCAGAACATGGAGCCTGCGATAAGCGACAGTATGATGGCAAAGGTTGAAAGACCATCGCTACTGGCGACCGCGCCCGAATTTTGCAGCAATACCAGTTGGCCGTAACCGGAAAGTCCGGCCAGCGGCACCATCAGCCAGTGCGTGATGGTATTAATCTTGTTGCGCCCGCTCTCGCCTTCCTCGGCCAGGCGCTGCAACGCAGGTATGATAGGCGTCATCAGCGTGATGACGATGCTGGCGGTGATGTACGGGTACACCCCCATAGCCGCCACGCTGAAGTTCTTGAGCGCGCCTCCGCTGAACATGTCCAGCATGCCCAGCAGGGGACTGTTCTGGAACACGTCCTTCAGGGCTGTGGCATCTATGCCGGGTACGGGCACGTGAGCCACGAAGCGGAACACCACCAGGATGCCGAGGGTTATAAGGAGACGACGCCGCAGGTCCGGCAGGCTGAAGGCGTCTATCATGGCCTGGATGAGACGCGGCCTGGACGACGCTTTTTGCGCCATTAGGCGACCTCCTCCGCAGTACCGCCGGCAGCTTCTATTTTGGCCTTGGCCGCCGCCGAATAGCTGCTCACTTTTACATTTAGCGCCCGGTCGATATCGCCACCGGCCAGTATTTTAACCGGCAGCGTCTTTGATTTGATAAGTCCTTCGGCAAGCAGAGTTTCAGTAGTCACTTCGCTGCCCGCGTCGAAGCAATTGAGGGCGGAAACGTTGATGACGCTCACGTCCTTCTTGAACAAGTTGGTAAAGCCGCGCTTCTCGGGCAGGCGCTTGATAATAGGGATCTGGCCGCCTTCGAAACCGGGCCTCACGCCGAAACCGGCGCGCGCTTTGTTCCCCTTGCAGCCGCGCCCGGAGAATGTGCCGTGCCCGCTGCCCGCGCCGCGCCCGACGCGCTTGTGCGCCTTGTGTGAGCCCTCGGCGGGTGACAGTTCGTTCTGCTTCATCAAGACACCTCCTCGACTTTGACCAGGTGCCTCACCTTGACAACCATGCCGCGCAGGGAGACGGAATCTTCATGAACCACGCTCTGGTTGAGCCGCCTCAGCCCCAGAGACTGGATAGTGCGCTTCTGGTCTTCGGCATAGCCGATATCGCTTTTAATCCACGTAACTTTAAGTTTAGCCACCGCTGGCCTCCTGCGGCTTTTCTTCACCCTTGCGCTTGGCCAGTTCCTTCTTGGGGTCCTTCAGGCTGGAAAGAGCCAGCATGACGGCCTTGGCCACGTTGGCCTTATTGGCGCTGCCGAGCGATTTGGTCAGGATATCTTTGATGCCCGCCGCTTCCACCACCGCGCGCACGCTGCCGCCTGCAATGATACCAATGCCCGGCGCTGCCGGCTTGAGTAGCACCTGGGCGGCGCCGAACTTGGCGGTCACCTCGTAAGGAATGGTGTTGCCGGCCATCTGCACGTTGATAAGGTGCTTATGGGCCACAGCATTGGCCTTGTTGATGGCCTCCGGGACTTCGTTGGACTTGCCCAGGCCGATGCCCACATGGCCCGCCCCGTCCCCGCTGACCACCAGCGCGGCGAAGCTGAGACGCTTGCCGCCCTTGAGGACTTTAGAGACGCGGTTGATATAGATGAGCTTGTCGTTTAACGCCAGCTCGGTTGCGTCGATTTTACTTCTGGAAATGCTTTCCTTAGCCACTTCGTTCCGTCCTTTTAGAATTCCAGCCCGGCTTTGCGGGCAGCCTCGGCCAGGCTCTTGACACGGCCATGATACTTGTAGCCGCCGCGGTCGAACACCACCTGTTTGACGCCGGCTTTAAGGGCCCTTTCGGCCACGGTGGCGCCGATGACGCTGGCCTGCTCGGCTTTTTTCTTGCCGTCCACCTTCTTGGCGATTTCAGGCTCTAGCGTCGAAGCCGAGGTCAGCGTGTGACCCTGCTCATCGTCTATAACCTGGACGTAAATGTGCTGCAAGCTGCGGAAGACGCACAACCGGGGACGCGCCGCCGTGCCTTTGAGCGTGGCGCGGATGCGGGCATGTCTCGTCTGGCGCGCTTTTCTGGTACTAAGCTTGGCCATTATTTCGTTTTACCTCCACCGACAGCCTTGCCGGCCTTGCCCGGCTTGAGCTTCACGGTCTCGCCGGCGTAGCGGATGCCCTTACCCTTGTAAGCATCCGGTGGACGGATGCGTCGGATTTCGGCGGCCGTCTGGCCGACAGTTTCTTTATCGATACCTGATACTTTGACGTTCAGATTCTTGGCGTCCACATCCAGCGTTATGCCGGGGCGTGGTTTGACGCTGACGGTATGGGTGAAGCCCACGCGAAGATTGACATCGGCACCCTCTTTTTCAGCGCGGAAGCCCACCCCCACGATTTCGAGGTTCTTCTCGTAACCCTTGGTAACGCCCTCGACCATATTGAACAGCAGGCTGCGCGTCAGGCCGTGCAGGGCGCGGTGGGTCTTGTCGTCCGATGGGCGCGCCACCAAGAGTTTGCCGTCCTCCAGGGTGAGCTTCATATCCGGGCTGATGACCCGCTTGAGCTCGCCTCTGGAGCCCTTGACACTGACCTCATTCCCCTTAATACTGACCACCACTCCCGATGGCACTGTTATTGGCATGCGACCTATTCTGGACATAATTCAAACCTCAAATTCTACTTACCAGATATAGCACAGGAGCTCGCCGCCGAGACCCTGTTTCCAGGCTTTATAGCTGGGGACCACGCCGCGCGATGTGGATAGTATAGCGATGCCCATGCCGCCGTAAACGCGCGGGATCTCGTTGCGCTGAACGTACAGGCGCAAGCCAGGCTTGCTCATGCGCTTCAGCCCGGTAATCATGGGTTTGTTGCGCTCCTGATACTTGAGTGTGATTTTTAACTCCCGCTCGGTGCCGGTGCCCCCCACTTCATAGCCGCTGATATAGCCTTCCTGCTTTAATATCTTGGCGATGTTGAGCTTCATCTTGGAAGACGGCATGCTCACGCTGTCGTGCCGTGCCATGGCACTGTTCCGAATCCGGGTTAACATATCGGCTATGGGATCACTTACTGCCATCCGCTTCTTCCTCCGTTTCTATGGGTTTACCAGCTGGATTTGCGTACGCCGGGTATCTGCCCCGAAAGGGACATCCTGCGGAAGCAGATGCGGCATAAACCAAACAAGCGAATGTAACCCCGCGAGCGCCCGCACAGGTGGCAGCGGTTATGCTGCTGCACGCGGTATTTGGTCGGGCGTTTTGCTTTTACGATTTCTGATGTCTTAGCCATTTTTACCTCGTTCCTTAGTCCTTAGTGAAAGGCATGCCCAGTAGCTCAAGCAGCTGGCGTCCTTCCTCGTCCGTTCCCGCAGTGGTGACAATGGAGACCTCCAGGCCACGCAGCTTGTCTACTTTTTCGAATTCTATCTCAGGGAAAACGGTTTGTTCCTTAAAACCCAGCGTGTAGTTGCCGCGCCCGTCCCAACTGTTGGGCACGCCGGCAAACTCGCGGATGCGGGGAAGCACGATGCTGATGAGCTTGTCCAGAAATTCGTACATGCGCTCGCCCCGCAACGTTACCTTGACGCCGACTGGCATGCCTACCCTTAGTTTGAAAGCCGAGATGGATTTGGTGGAGCGGCGCACGATGGGATGCTGTCCGGAAATGGCGGCCATGTCCGCCTGGGCGGCCTCGATGGCCTTGGCGTTGGTGACAGCCTCGCCAGCGCCTATGTTGAGCACGACCTTCTGAATGCGCGGCACCCGCATCACGTTTGAATAACCGCTCTTCTTGATAAGGGCCGGCACGACGTCCTTGCGGTATTTATCATGCAGTCTTGACATATTAGTCCAACACCTCTTGGCAGACCTTGCAGTAACGCACGCGCTTGCCGTCGTCCAGCGTCTTCTGGCCGATGCGCGCCGGCTTGTTGCACTTCGGGCACAGCAACATGACGTTGGAGACGTCCAGCGGAGCTTCGCGCTCGATAATGCCCGCCTGTCTGGCCTGGCCCTTCGGTTTAGTGTGCTTCTTGATAATGTTCACACCGTCGACCAGCACCTTGTCTTCACGGGGGTAAGCGAAGTGCACCTTGCCCTTCTTTCCCCTGTCCTTGCCTGCGATCACCAGTACGGTGTCGTTCTTTTTGATATTCATAATACTAAACCACCTAAAGTACTTCTGGCGCCAGTGAAATTATCTTGGTAAAATTCTTCTCCCTGAGCTCCCTGGCCACCGGGCCGAAGATACGGGTGCCCTTGGGGTTGTTCTTGTCCGTCAGGATAACGCCGGCGTTATCGTCGAAGCGGATATACGAGCCGTCGGGGCGGCGATAGGGCTGCGCTACGCGTACGATGACCGCCTGCACTACCTCGCCCTTTTTCACTACGGCGTCGGGCGTGGCTTTTTTGACGGCGCAGGAGATGACGTCGCCCACATGGGCATCCTTGCGCCCGGTGCCGCCCGGAATATTAATGCACATTATCTGGCGGGCCCCGGTGTTATCCGCCACTCTCAGTCTGGTATAAGGTTTAATCACGATAGTATCCTTTTTACTTTACTTCCTCAGGCCTGACCTCGGGCACTTCGCCGCGGCTGAGTATCTCGGCTACGCGCCAGCGCTTCAGCTTGGATAGCGGACGCGTTTCCACGATGCGCACTTTGTCTTCCAGCTTGCATGCGCCAGTCTCATCGTGAGCCAGATATTTCACCATTATGCGGTAGGTCTTGCGATACAGCGGATGCTGCTTCTGCTTTTCAACAGCCACCACCACCGTTTTATTCATCTTGGTGCTGACCACCATGCCGATCATGCTTTTCACATTTGCCATAGCTAGTCCTGCCTTATGCCCAGTTCGCGTTCGCGTTTGGCGGTCTTGATGCGGGCAATATCGCGCCTGGCTCCGGGTATCTCACGATGATTCTTGATTTGCTTGGTGGCGGCCTTGAAGCGCAGGTCTAATAGCTGCCTGTGCGTATCATCGATTTTCTTTTTCATTTCCTCATCGCTGAGGAGACGTACGTCTTTAATCTTCAACGGCGCTTAACTCCTTTCCTTTGGCCACCGCGCCGCCGATGATTTCCCTGGCGACGAAACGAGTGTCGAAGGGCAGTTTATAAGACGCCAGCCGCATGGCTTCCTTGGCGGTATCGTGGTCGACGCCGCCCAGTTCGAACAGTATGCGTCCGGACTTGATGACAGCTACCCAGTGGTCGGGAGCGCCTTTGCCGCCTCCCATGCGCGTTTCAGCCGGTTTCGAGGTGACCGGTTTGTCCGGGAAGACGCGTATCCACACCTTGCCGCCGCGGCGCACGCTGCGCACGATGGCGCGGCGGGCGGCCTCAATCTGGCGGGCGGTCATCCAGGCCGACCCCGTCGCCTGCAGCGCATATTCCCCGAAAGCCAGCGTCGCTCCGGCATGAGCGCCGCCGCTACGGCGGCCCTTGTGCGTTTTTCTAAATTTTACTCGTTTTGGTTGTAACATCTGGTTCCCTCTAACTGTACAGAGTCTGTGACCCCGCTATTCTTCTTTTTTAGCCTTGGATTTGGATTCCTTGACGGATTCGGTCTTAGCCTTAGCGATTTTGGCTTTAGGCGGTTTCTCTTCCGCTTTTTTCTCGGCTTTTATCGGTGCAGCTTCAACCTTTTTGGCACGAGGTTTGGCCTTCTTTTCGGCTTCTTTGGCAACCTCAGACTTGGCCGCTGTCTCCTCTACGGTTTTCACCTCGACGGCGGGAGCTTCGACGGCTTTCTTGCGTGTCCTGGGTTTCTTGACCGCGGCGGCAGGGGCTTCGGTTACATCTTTGACCGGAGCTTCGGCCATACGCGCCACCGCTTCGGCCATCGTCAAATCCTTGGTCGGCGCGGCCACAGGAGCTACGGCGGGGGCCGTTGTGCTAACCACAGGCGCCTCGACAACCGTCACTTCTTCAGCCGCTTCAACCGCAGGGAAGATATCGCCGCGGTAAATCCATACCTTGACACCAATGCGCCCCAGCGTGGTGTGCGCCTCGGTAAATCCATAATCCACATCCGCACGCAGTGTTTGCAGTGGCACGCGTCCCTGATGCATCAGCTGGCGGCGCGCGATTTCCACGCCTCCCAGACGTCCCGAGCAAAGGATTCTCATACCCTTGGCGCCTGCCTGCAGCGTGCGGAAAATGCTCTGTTTCATGGCGCGGCGGTAGGCCACGCGGCGTTCCATCTGCTCGGCCACCGAGCGGGCTACCAGATAGGCATCAAGTTCCGGCTGGCGTATCTCGCGGATATCCAGCTGTATCTTCTTGCCGCCCAGCACGCCCTCCAGGTACTGGCGCATCTCTTCGACGCGCTGACCGCCGCGGCCTATGACTATGCCGGGGCGGGAGGTATGAATGGTAACCCCCACCTTGCCCCCCTGGCGCTCGATTTCCACCAGCGAAATACCGGCGTCATTGTACTTGGACTGCACGGCCCGCCTGAGCTTGACATCCTCCAGGATGAATTCAGCGTAATGCTTGTCATCATACCACTTGGACTGCCAGTCCCGGATGATGCCAAGACGGAACCCCATCGGATGAACTTTGCGCCCCATTAACCCTCCTGCTCCGCCACTACAACGGTAATATGGCTGGAACGTTTCAAGACCTTATCGGCCCGACCGCGCGCCCTCGGCTGAAAGCGCTTCAGCATGGGGGCGTCGTCGGCGTAAATCTTAACAATTTTCAAATCCGCCGGTGTCAGGTGGAAATTATTCTCGGCATCGGCCGCCGCCGTTTTAACCACCTTGGCCACCATTTTGGCGGAAGGCGATGCGGCAAACTTGAGCATGACGAGCGCCTCTTCCACCTTCTTGCCGCGCACCAGGTCCAGTAACAGCCTTACCTTGCGCGAAGATACCCCCGTGTCTTTGGCTACCGACTTTACTTCCATGTTCTAATCCTTAGCTCTGCACCTGAGTCATTTTTTCCACCTTAGTGGAATGCCCGCGGAAGGTGCGTGTTGCGGCAAACTCCCCCAGCTTGTGTCCCACCATATTCTCGGTGATGAAGATGGGCACATGACGCCGGCCGTCGTATACGCCGATGTTCAGACCGACCATCTGGGGAAGGATGGTAGACCAGCGAGCCCAGGTCTTGATAACCACTTTTTTACCCGAGCTGTTGACGTCGTCCACCTTCTTCATCAGCTTGACATCTACGGCCGGTCCCTTTTTTACTGACCTTGACATTTATTTACCTCGCCGCTTAACAATCAGTTTATCCGAATGCTTGGGTTTGCGTGTTTTGTAACCCAGAGCCGGCTTGCCCCAGGGCGTCTTGGGCCCCGGCATGCCGATGGGGGTGCGCCCCTCGCCGCCGCCGTGAGGATGGTCCCGTGGCGACATGGCTGAGCCGCGCACCGTCGGCCGCTTGCCCTTGAGGCGATTGCGCCCGGCCTTGCCCATCTTTACGTTGGAGTGTTCCACATTCCCCACTTGGCCGACCGTCGCCCGGCACTCGGCGCGCACGCGCCGCATCTCGCCTGATGGCAGCCGGATGAGCACATAGTCGCCTTCCTTGGCCATTAGTTGAGCAGCAGTACCCGCGCTACGCACCAGCTTGCCGCCGCGCCCCACTTCGGTCTCGATATTGTGAACGAGGGTACCGGTAGGCATATTCTTGAGAGGCAGCGTGTTGCCCGGTTTCAGATCGGCATCGTCGGCGACTTTTATTACGTCGTCAACATTCATACCGCTCGGCGAGACTATATAACGCTTGTCTCCGTCAGCATAAAAAATCAGTGCGATATTGGCAGATCGGTTCGGATCGTATTCGATAGCCGCCACGCGTCCGGGGACGCCGGCTTTGTCGCGTTTGAAGTCGATGACACGCAGCATGCGCTTTACGCCGGAGCCACGGTGGCACACGGTCACCTTGCCCTGGACGTTGCGGCCGCCCCGCCCTTTTTGCGGGACAACCAGCGCTTTCTCAGGGGTCTGCTTGGTTATCTCTTCATAAGTCAGCCCGGTCATTCCCCGCCTGCCTGGCGAGGTCGGGCGATAAATTCTAATGCCCATATCCTATCTTACTCCTTAGACGCCTTCAAAAAGCTCGATTTTGTCGCCGGGTTTGAGTGTGACGATAGCCTTTTTAGAGGGCGCTGTGGTCATCGTGCGCCGGCCTGCCCGGCGCGTTTTCCCGTGGACTGTTATCACGTTAACCCCGGTGACGGTGACCTTGAAGGCTTTCTCCACGGCCTGTTTTACCTGCGTCTTGTTGGCCCCGGTGGCCACCTCGAAGGCATATTTACCCTGGCTTTGCAGCATGGTGTTCTTCTCGGTAACAAGAGGTTTGCGCAGTACTTCGTAGACCTGGATCTCTTTCATTAAACGGACCCTCCCCACAGCTCTTCGATCTGCCGCAGGGCAGCTTCGGTCATAAGCAATTTCTCGTAGGCCAGCATATCGGCCACGTTAAGCAACCTCGCTGGCATGGTCTTTACCCGGGGCAGATTGCGCGCGCTCTTTACGACAACCTCGTCCACTTCGGGAAGAGCCAGGATGGCGCTCTCTACGCCCAGCGCTTTCATCACCTTGACTATATCCCTGGTCTTGGGCTCGTCGAGCTTGAGTGAGTCCAGCACCACCAAACCCTGCTCTGAAGCTTTGGACGAGAGCACGCACTTGATGGCCAGTCGGCGCATCTTCTTGGGCAGCGCCACCGACAGGTCGCGCGGATGAGGGCCAAAGATGATGCCGCCGCCGCGCCTGACGCCGCTCTTGATGGAGCCGGCGCGCGCCCGCCCGGTATGCTTCTGGCGGTACAGCTTCTTGGTGCTGCCGGCGACCTCCGAGCGCGTCTTGGTGTCGGATGTGCCCTGGCGTGCGTTGCCACGCTGGGCCACCAGCGCCTGGTGAACCACTGCGTCGTTGGCTGATTGGGCGAAGACCACGTCGCTGATGTCGATGTGGCGCACTACCTCGCCGGCCATGTTATAAACCGGAATGTTCACTTGTTTCTCCCACTGGACTTACCGATTAAAAGTAGTCCGTTCTTGGCTCCTGGCACAGGGCCTTTTACCAGAAGAAGGTTGCGCTCCACGTCGGCCTTGAGGACCTCCATATTGCGCACGGTTACTCTGTCATCCCCCATGTGCCCGGCCATGCGCGTGCCCTTGTAGACACGCCCGGGTGTGGTAGTGGAACCGATGGAGCCTGGCGCGCGGTTGCGGTCAGACTGGCCGTGGGTCTTGGGGCCGCCGTGAAAATGATAACGTTTGACGCCGCCGGCGAAACCGCGCCCCTTGGAAATGCCCGTAACGGTGATCTTGTCGCCGGGTTTGAACAGGCTGACGTCCAGCTTGTCGCCCACTTTGACGCCCTCAGTCGTTTCCAGGCGGAATTCCCTGAGATACTTGAATTCACCCAGGCC
This is a stretch of genomic DNA from Dehalococcoidia bacterium. It encodes these proteins:
- the map gene encoding type I methionyl aminopeptidase, with protein sequence MAIGIKGERELEAMRRAGRMVALVLDVLKNSMRAGMKTSELNEIAERELKALGGRSSFKGYRGYPASVCVSINDEIVHGIPGNRIIKEGDIASLDFGAVVDGYQGDAAITVMVGEVGLLASGLVKATEEALAAGIAAARAGGRLGDVSSAIQRYAESRGFSVIREYTGHGIGREMHEDPLVPNFGEPGTGPELKKGMTLALEPMLTTGGWRTRVGRDNWVVSTVDGSLSAHFEHTVVVTADKAEILTRV
- a CDS encoding adenylate kinase, producing MVIFLGAPGAGKGTQAAGVARKMEMAHISSGDLFRQAVERGDELGRRVKSYMEKGALVPDEITIEMVLDRLAQPSKQKGVILDGFPRNLVQAESLDGALKEQGKAVNSVVYIRVAQPELVRRLSTRWLCKRCQTPYSKDGGVGDVAACQKCGGELYQRADDSSETVKKRLEVYFRDTAPLIDYYRRHGKLIEIDGEGDVKSVTGRIANAVGGRT
- the secY gene encoding preprotein translocase subunit SecY translates to MAQKASSRPRLIQAMIDAFSLPDLRRRLLITLGILVVFRFVAHVPVPGIDATALKDVFQNSPLLGMLDMFSGGALKNFSVAAMGVYPYITASIVITLMTPIIPALQRLAEEGESGRNKINTITHWLMVPLAGLSGYGQLVLLQNSGAVASSDGLSTFAIILSLIAGSMFCVWLGEQITSYGIGNGVSIIIFAGIMASLPEQIGEGYLAGQQGQVTGLIVFIIISLLTAFFIVIFTEAHRRIPVQYAKSVYRGGRMYRQSGSSYIPMRVNTAGMIPLIFAMAMVTFPGIIANWFGGTQAGTDFASQVVRVFSSSTAPPLGLIYWGLYFLLVVGFSFFYTTVIFQQQDLPNVLQRQGGFVPGIRPGKQTATYLNDVIMRITWAGALFLALVAIVPFIARSLTSVQVLQLSSSGMLIVVGVVLDTMKQMEAQLAMRRYEGFIK
- a CDS encoding 50S ribosomal protein L15; protein product: MKQNELSPAEGSHKAHKRVGRGAGSGHGTFSGRGCKGNKARAGFGVRPGFEGGQIPIIKRLPEKRGFTNLFKKDVSVINVSALNCFDAGSEVTTETLLAEGLIKSKTLPVKILAGGDIDRALNVKVSSYSAAAKAKIEAAGGTAEEVA
- a CDS encoding 50S ribosomal protein L30; the encoded protein is MKKSRRRPAVAKLKVTWIKSDIGYAEDQKRTIQSLGLRRLNQSVVHEDSVSLRGMVVKVRHLVKVEEVS
- a CDS encoding 30S ribosomal protein S5, coding for MAKESISRSKIDATELALNDKLIYINRVSKVLKGGKRLSFAALVVSGDGAGHVGIGLGKSNEVPEAINKANAVAHKHLINVQMAGNTIPYEVTAKFGAAQVLLKPAAPGIGIIAGGSVRAVVEAAGIKDILTKSLGSANKANVAKAVMLALSSLKDPKKELAKRKGEEKPQEASGG
- a CDS encoding 50S ribosomal protein L18; the protein is MAKLSTRKARQTRHARIRATLKGTAARPRLCVFRSLQHIYVQVIDDEQGHTLTSASTLEPEIAKKVDGKKKAEQASVIGATVAERALKAGVKQVVFDRGGYKYHGRVKSLAEAARKAGLEF
- a CDS encoding 50S ribosomal protein L6 is translated as MSRIGRMPITVPSGVVVSIKGNEVSVKGSRGELKRVISPDMKLTLEDGKLLVARPSDDKTHRALHGLTRSLLFNMVEGVTKGYEKNLEIVGVGFRAEKEGADVNLRVGFTHTVSVKPRPGITLDVDAKNLNVKVSGIDKETVGQTAAEIRRIRPPDAYKGKGIRYAGETVKLKPGKAGKAVGGGKTK
- a CDS encoding 30S ribosomal protein S8, which produces MAVSDPIADMLTRIRNSAMARHDSVSMPSSKMKLNIAKILKQEGYISGYEVGGTGTERELKITLKYQERNKPMITGLKRMSKPGLRLYVQRNEIPRVYGGMGIAILSTSRGVVPSYKAWKQGLGGELLCYIW
- a CDS encoding type Z 30S ribosomal protein S14, which translates into the protein MAKTSEIVKAKRPTKYRVQQHNRCHLCGRSRGYIRLFGLCRICFRRMSLSGQIPGVRKSSW
- a CDS encoding 50S ribosomal protein L5, with protein sequence MSRLHDKYRKDVVPALIKKSGYSNVMRVPRIQKVVLNIGAGEAVTNAKAIEAAQADMAAISGQHPIVRRSTKSISAFKLRVGMPVGVKVTLRGERMYEFLDKLISIVLPRIREFAGVPNSWDGRGNYTLGFKEQTVFPEIEFEKVDKLRGLEVSIVTTAGTDEEGRQLLELLGMPFTKD
- a CDS encoding 50S ribosomal protein L24: MNIKKNDTVLVIAGKDRGKKGKVHFAYPREDKVLVDGVNIIKKHTKPKGQARQAGIIEREAPLDVSNVMLLCPKCNKPARIGQKTLDDGKRVRYCKVCQEVLD
- a CDS encoding 50S ribosomal protein L14 yields the protein MIKPYTRLRVADNTGARQIMCINIPGGTGRKDAHVGDVISCAVKKATPDAVVKKGEVVQAVIVRVAQPYRRPDGSYIRFDDNAGVILTDKNNPKGTRIFGPVARELREKNFTKIISLAPEVL
- a CDS encoding 30S ribosomal protein S17, whose product is MANVKSMIGMVVSTKMNKTVVVAVEKQKQHPLYRKTYRIMVKYLAHDETGACKLEDKVRIVETRPLSKLKRWRVAEILSRGEVPEVRPEEVK
- a CDS encoding 50S ribosomal protein L29, which produces MKIKDVRLLSDEEMKKKIDDTHRQLLDLRFKAATKQIKNHREIPGARRDIARIKTAKRERELGIRQD
- a CDS encoding 50S ribosomal protein L16, producing the protein MLQPKRVKFRKTHKGRRSGGAHAGATLAFGEYALQATGSAWMTARQIEAARRAIVRSVRRGGKVWIRVFPDKPVTSKPAETRMGGGKGAPDHWVAVIKSGRILFELGGVDHDTAKEAMRLASYKLPFDTRFVAREIIGGAVAKGKELSAVED
- a CDS encoding 30S ribosomal protein S3, encoding MGRKVHPMGFRLGIIRDWQSKWYDDKHYAEFILEDVKLRRAVQSKYNDAGISLVEIERQGGKVGVTIHTSRPGIVIGRGGQRVEEMRQYLEGVLGGKKIQLDIREIRQPELDAYLVARSVAEQMERRVAYRRAMKQSIFRTLQAGAKGMRILCSGRLGGVEIARRQLMHQGRVPLQTLRADVDYGFTEAHTTLGRIGVKVWIYRGDIFPAVEAAEEVTVVEAPVVSTTAPAVAPVAAPTKDLTMAEAVARMAEAPVKDVTEAPAAAVKKPRTRKKAVEAPAVEVKTVEETAAKSEVAKEAEKKAKPRAKKVEAAPIKAEKKAEEKPPKAKIAKAKTESVKESKSKAKKEE
- a CDS encoding 50S ribosomal protein L22 — protein: MEVKSVAKDTGVSSRKVRLLLDLVRGKKVEEALVMLKFAASPSAKMVAKVVKTAAADAENNFHLTPADLKIVKIYADDAPMLKRFQPRARGRADKVLKRSSHITVVVAEQEG
- a CDS encoding 30S ribosomal protein S19; this encodes MSRSVKKGPAVDVKLMKKVDDVNSSGKKVVIKTWARWSTILPQMVGLNIGVYDGRRHVPIFITENMVGHKLGEFAATRTFRGHSTKVEKMTQVQS
- a CDS encoding 50S ribosomal protein L2; this encodes MGIRIYRPTSPGRRGMTGLTYEEITKQTPEKALVVPQKGRGGRNVQGKVTVCHRGSGVKRMLRVIDFKRDKAGVPGRVAAIEYDPNRSANIALIFYADGDKRYIVSPSGMNVDDVIKVADDADLKPGNTLPLKNMPTGTLVHNIETEVGRGGKLVRSAGTAAQLMAKEGDYVLIRLPSGEMRRVRAECRATVGQVGNVEHSNVKMGKAGRNRLKGKRPTVRGSAMSPRDHPHGGGEGRTPIGMPGPKTPWGKPALGYKTRKPKHSDKLIVKRRGK
- a CDS encoding 50S ribosomal protein L23, producing MQVYEVLRKPLVTEKNTMLQSQGKYAFEVATGANKTQVKQAVEKAFKVTVTGVNVITVHGKTRRAGRRTMTTAPSKKAIVTLKPGDKIELFEGV